Genomic window (Enterobacteriaceae bacterium 4M9):
GCCGACGTTTCTCTCTTCTGGCTGTTGAATTCACTTAACAGTGCCGAGCCTGTGCTGCGCGAATTGCTGCAAAGCCCTGGGCGACATCCTGAACTGCTATGGCGAGAGCTTGCCCGGCTGGCAGGCGGCCTGTTGACCTTCTCTCTTGACCGCGACGGTGACGCCATCCCGCTTTATCGTCATGAATCACCTGAGCATGTTTTCCCACCGCTCATTACGCTGTTATTTGAACTGCTGGAAACTGGCCTGCCGTCGCGCGTTATCTCTATTGAACTCACGCGTGAAGGAAGCTTCTGGCGTGGCGATCTCCACGATTCCAGACTGCGCGAAGAGGCGGATTTCTATTTGTCAGTTCGCTCCTCGCTTCCTGCACACCTGCTTCAGACACAATTCCCGCTGCTGTGTAAAGCGGGCAGCCGGGAAGAGGTCGCGGATGTGGTAAACGTGGCACTCAGTGGAGTACCGCTTAAGCCACTATCCCACGTGCCTGCGGCAATCCCTCTGCGCCTGGAAAACCAGTATTTTGCGCTGGATGTGGCGACAACAGCAGGCCAGAGCATGCTGGATGCCGGCAACTGCGCGTTTTACGTGCCGGGTTCATTAGGTGAAGTTCAGCTGGAACTGTTTGCGGTACTGCGTACATGAACAATAAAGACATTACGAAACAAATCGACAGTATCTTCTGGCCCACCTGGTTGATGGTTAGCCAACTACGCAATGGCCAGATTATTGATAACGGCGATGAGATGTATCGCCGTGCCTGTGGGTGGGTTGATAAGGCCCGGCAGGAACTCAGGGAAGCTGGTTTTAGTGAAACGAGCATTGAGCATATGACCTATGCCCAATGTGCATTGCTGGATGAGAGCGTTCTCAACCGTAAGCGTCATGACAGTGGTTCGGAAAAATGGCTGCTCTCGCCATTGCAGGCAAAGTATTTCAATACGCTCAACGCAGGAGAAGAACTGTGGGAGCGCATTAAAGATCAGCTGCGTGCGCCTGCGCCGGATGTTGCCGTACTGTCCTGCTTTTATCGTGCGCTGGCGCTGGGTTTTGTTGGGCGTTATCGCGAGCAGGGCGATGAGAGACGTGAAGATATCTTGCAGGCGCTCAGCCAGCAGGTTCCACCTTTTATCCTGACCGCCGACATACCGGTGATTGCCGCATCAACAAGAGCGGGAACCGGTCGTGGACGCTGGTGGTTTGGCTGGATTAGCGGTGCGATTGTGCTGACAGCACTGTGGTTTTTTCTTTCAACAACATTGCAGGGCCTGGTATCACAACTGACAGGGATGGCGTAAATGCGAATACTCAGCCAGGTATGGCCGGGGGTTTTTAGCGCGACACTGGCATTGCTGCTTTTCTGGGGGTTCTGGCCGTTATCACGAGGCTCTCAGTGGACGCTGACGGCATTGGTGGTGGTTCTCACTGGTGGCTGGATTTTCTGGCGCTGGCGACGCGCATGCAAGCTGCAGGAAGCGGCATCAGAATTTGACGATGCAAGGCTGCCGCCTGAATCGTATCAGGGCGCCATTGTGCTGGCCTGTGGCGACAGTGAAATTTTGTTTCGCGAACTGCATGTGCGTGAGGCCCAGCAGGGCTGGTATTTGCGTATTCCCGATCCGGAACATTTGGTGCTTATGGCGCAGCGCCTGTCGGTGGCGCGCCCGGGGCTTATCTGGCGAGTCTCGGTCATGATGACCGTGGCGCCGGAGCACCATCAGGATGGCGATGAATTTATGCAGAAAATGCATGCCTGGCGTCGCGCGATTTCGCTTTGCCACCACTGGCTTCCGGGTGAGTTACCCGTATGGGGCTGCTGTTATGTCAATCCACCTGATGCGGATTACGCCAGCGATGCCCGCTGGTTTACGCGCCTTGCGGGCAATGACGAGATGCAAATATGGCGCGACAGCAAAGTCGGGATCCCTCTGAGCGACTGGGGCGCTCAGCCTATTTCTCGCCAGTCGCGTTTTAGCCAGACACTCTGGCTTAACGGGGCAGTTGCCTGGGCTGAGTCGCGCATATTTTGCGTATTTAGCGCTACAGGTAGTGATGCCCGGCCGATTATCCCATGCCTGTGGATATGGCATCTTTCGCCGTTCGCCGTACGTGCCAACAACGACTGGCAGCGTAATGTCGCAAATATCACCTCGCTGGTGCCTTCTAATGAAAAAAAAGAGGGCGAATTGCCCTTTCCGGACCCTCTGCTGTCGGTTTTGCCTGTACGTTCTGGCCTGAGTCGTGTTGAACGCCAGTGCGGTCTGGTAGGACTGTTACTGGGCTTGTTCCTGGTGCTGGCGATGCTGGCATCTTACATCAACAACCAACGGTTGATTCGTAACGTTAGCGACCACCTCCAGCTTTATGAACGACTTATAGGCGAGCCTGCGCAGCCTAAGCTACTGGCACAAAATCGGTTACGTGCAGATGCGCTACTGCTGGATGAATGGCAGCGCGAAGGCGCCCCGGTGCGCTATTCAATGGGGATGTTCCAGGGAGGACGCTTGCTGCCGCTCATTCGCACGGCGGTCAATAGCTGGGCACCGCCACCACCGCCAGCTCCGGTTATTGTGCAGTCGGCACCTGACACTGTGCGTCTGGACAGTATGGCGTTATTTGATACCGGCAAAGCAAAACTGATTGAAGGTTCAACCAAAATTCTCGTGGAAGCGCTGCTGAATATTAAAGCGCGCCCGGGATGGCTGATAGTGGTCTCAGGGCATACGGACAATACCGGGGATGCACGGGCAAACCAACAGCTTTCACTCAAGCGTGCTGAAGCGGTACGTGACTGGATGCTGGCGACCAGCGATGTTTCGCCAGGGTGTTTTGCGGTTCAGGGGTATGGCGCGAGTCGGCCGGTTGAATCCAACGACACACCGGAAGGGCGCAAGCTTAACCGCCGTGTCGAAATCAGCCTTGTGCCACAGGCGGATGCCTGTCAGGACAGGACTGAATCCACTTCACCAACAGAAGGTGAAGACTCAACGTTAATCAAGGAGAATTAAATGGCAATTCCTGTTTACCTTTGGCTCAAGGATGACGGCGGAGCGGAGATTAAAGGTTCTGTCGATGTTAAAGATCGTGAAGGCAGCATCGAAGTTGTTGCACAACAGCATAACCTTTACATTCCGACGGATAACAATACCGGTAAGCTGACTGGTACCCGTGTACACACGCCGTTCAAATTCACTAAAGAGATTGATGCCTCAAGCCCTTATCTTTATAAAGCGGTCACGACGGGTCAGACACTGAAAGCAGCTGAATTTAAGTGGTACAAAATCGACGACGCCGGGCAGGAAGTTGAGTACTTCAATACCAAACTGGAAAACGTCAAGGTTGTTAAAGTTGCGCCGGTTATGTACGACGTGAAAGATCCAGCCAAAGAGAAGCACAACCACCTGGAAGAGGTGGAGCTGCGCTACGAGAAAATCACCTGGACCTACAAAGACGGCAACATCATTCATTCTGATTCCTGGAATGAGCGTGTTACTGCCTGATATTAATTTTAAAAGCAGACGCCTGGCGTCTGCTTTTTTTCGCCTTTTTTGTTAAGTGACGAACGCGCTTAACAAAAATGCCGGATACGGATAAAGCACAATCCCCTTTAAGCGATGGTATGGCTGCACACAATATCGCGCCAGAAACGCAGAACTGGAAAGAGAAACATTATGGAAAATCAGGCAGTTTTACTACGTCGGCTTAACCCTTTCTGCGCGAGCGCTCTGGAGGCTGCAGCCTCTTTATGCCAGACGCGTGCTCATGCTGAAATTCGCATTGAACACTGGTTGCTCAAGTTGCTTGAACAAGGAGAAGGTGATGTCACCGTGCTGGCCCGTCGCTATGACTGGGATATGGATGGGCTGTGGCAGGCATTGCTGGAATGGCTGGAGAAGCTGCCGCGCTCGGTACGCAGTCGGCCACAGCTTTCTTCATCGCTCATGCAGCTTATTCGCCAGGCCTGGCTTGTCGCTTCACTGGAAGAAAACGACACCCGCATTCGCAGTCATCACCTGCTGGCAGCCCTGGTCGACGACCCATCGCTACTGGCCTGCGACGGTCTCTGGCCGCTCCTGAGTCTGAGCCGAACGCACCTTGAGCGCCTGCGCCCGCTGCTGGACAGCACGTCAGACGAGCGTGAACACGTGCAGCAAAGAGAAGAAATGCCGCTGGCTATGCCTCATGAAGAGACCGCCCCAGAAGATGCGATCGCGCCAGTGGGCGAAGGGCTTTCAGCCGCTCTGCAGGGTGCACTGGATAAATTCACGCTCGACATCACCGCCAGAGCGCGCGCTCAACAAATAGACCCGGTATTTGGCCGCGACAATGAAATCCGCCAGATGGTGGACATCCTCTCGCGCCGTCGCAAGAACAACCCCATTCTGGTCGGTGAACCTGGCGTTGGTAAAACCGCACTGGTCGAAGGTCTGGCACTGCGTATTGTTGACGGCGATGTACCGGAAAGCCTGAAACCCGTTGCGGTGCGTACGCTCGATCTGGGGCTATTGCAGGCTGGCGCTGGTGTGAAGGGGGAATTTGAACAGCGCCTGAAGAATGTGATTACTGCGGTACAGCAGTCGCCACAGCCGATTTTATTATTTATTGACGAAGCCCATACCATTATCGGTGCGGGTAACCAGGCCGGCGGTGCCGATGCGGCTAACCTGTTAAAACCTGCTCTGGCGCGCGGCGAGCTGCGAACCATCGCTGCCACCACGTGGAGTGAATATAAGCAGTACTTTGAGCGTGATGCTGCACTGGAGCGGCGCTTTCAGATGGTGAAGGTGGACGAACCCAACGACGACACTGCCTGTCTGATGCTGCGCGGCCTGAAATCGCGCTACGCCAGCCATCACGGCGTACACATTACGGATGCTGCCGTAAAAGCGGCCGTGACGTTGTCACGTCGTTATCTCACCGGTCGTCAGTTGCCGGAC
Coding sequences:
- a CDS encoding DotU family type IV/VI secretion system protein gives rise to the protein MNNKDITKQIDSIFWPTWLMVSQLRNGQIIDNGDEMYRRACGWVDKARQELREAGFSETSIEHMTYAQCALLDESVLNRKRHDSGSEKWLLSPLQAKYFNTLNAGEELWERIKDQLRAPAPDVAVLSCFYRALALGFVGRYREQGDERREDILQALSQQVPPFILTADIPVIAASTRAGTGRGRWWFGWISGAIVLTALWFFLSTTLQGLVSQLTGMA
- a CDS encoding OmpA family protein, which encodes MRILSQVWPGVFSATLALLLFWGFWPLSRGSQWTLTALVVVLTGGWIFWRWRRACKLQEAASEFDDARLPPESYQGAIVLACGDSEILFRELHVREAQQGWYLRIPDPEHLVLMAQRLSVARPGLIWRVSVMMTVAPEHHQDGDEFMQKMHAWRRAISLCHHWLPGELPVWGCCYVNPPDADYASDARWFTRLAGNDEMQIWRDSKVGIPLSDWGAQPISRQSRFSQTLWLNGAVAWAESRIFCVFSATGSDARPIIPCLWIWHLSPFAVRANNDWQRNVANITSLVPSNEKKEGELPFPDPLLSVLPVRSGLSRVERQCGLVGLLLGLFLVLAMLASYINNQRLIRNVSDHLQLYERLIGEPAQPKLLAQNRLRADALLLDEWQREGAPVRYSMGMFQGGRLLPLIRTAVNSWAPPPPPAPVIVQSAPDTVRLDSMALFDTGKAKLIEGSTKILVEALLNIKARPGWLIVVSGHTDNTGDARANQQLSLKRAEAVRDWMLATSDVSPGCFAVQGYGASRPVESNDTPEGRKLNRRVEISLVPQADACQDRTESTSPTEGEDSTLIKEN
- a CDS encoding Hcp family type VI secretion system effector gives rise to the protein MAIPVYLWLKDDGGAEIKGSVDVKDREGSIEVVAQQHNLYIPTDNNTGKLTGTRVHTPFKFTKEIDASSPYLYKAVTTGQTLKAAEFKWYKIDDAGQEVEYFNTKLENVKVVKVAPVMYDVKDPAKEKHNHLEEVELRYEKITWTYKDGNIIHSDSWNERVTA